The genomic segment CCCCGGCTTGGGGACATGATGAGTGAGGGTGCACAAATCACGCAAAGGCAGGTGAAAGCGAAGAGGAAGGTCGCGTCAAGCGCGGATTTCCTGCGCTGAGCACCAGTAGACGTCGGCGTATGGAGAAGGGGTAGGCGGGCCTTGTGCTTCTGCTGGCGCGTCTGCAGGTTTGGGGTGGTAGTTTTTCTGTTCgggtgcggggggggggggaggggctggTGCATGTACATGTATATCGTGTAGGTGGccacgcatacgcacacacgctctgGCACACCTGCAGACACGCTCCGTCTGTCGCGTACACCAAACGCCTGGACAGGGGATACACGCGCCGAATATAAATATAAAAGGCATCaaaggaaaacgaaaacagcAAAAAATGAAGGAAAACAAACGGAGACTCGTGCCGGGGCATCTCTTGTAGCGACAGAGGGAGCGTTGGGAGGGAagggtgtgggtggtggtggtgctggctATGCGTTTGAGtgagcgcgtcggcacggcAGGCACAGGAGCCCACGAACACTGGGACGCCAGAGCACACCGACGTACATCCTCCTCCAgcaagcagcggcgcgcgcagaaAAAAAACTATAGAACTGTGTTTAAATAGGGAAGGGACGGTAAAGAGGCAGGTGTGTGGCCGTCCAGCTGTAAGTGAGCTCAGACACAGCATCTGCTGCTTACTTGTTGTGGTCGACCTTCATGCCAGGGTCGCCCTTCTTCCAGTTCGCGGGGCACACCTCGCCGTGCTTCTCCACGAACTGAAAAGCCTCCAGCAGGCGTAgaacctcctccacgctgcGGCCCACCGGCATGTCATTGACGGTGATCTGACGCAGCATGCCATGGGGGTCGATGATGAAGAGACCGCGGTAGGCCACGCCCTGgctctcctccagcacgccgTAGGAACGAGCGATGCTCTTGGTCTTGTCGGCTAGCATTGGGATCGCCATGGTCCCGAGGCCGCCCTTCTTGCGGTCCTGCAGCGTCCACTGCAGGTGCGCGTACTCGCTGTCTATCGAGCACGCGAGGACCTCGCAGTTGAGCTCGTTGAAGCGACTCACGCTGTCGGAGAACGCGATGACCTCTGTCGGGCACACGAAGCTAAAGTCGAGCGGGtagaagaagagcacgacCCACTTGCCCTTGTAGGAGGAGAGGCTGATCTTCTTGAAGCTGCCGTTGGGCAtgagcgccacctcctcgaagGACGGCGCGGGAGAGTTGATCTTGGCGTTACCGCAGGACATGGCTGGCTGGTGGCTGCGAGGGGgcgcggggagagagaaaacaaagatGGGTGTGGAGAGCGttgggagaggggcgtgtgcgtgaggcgAGGGCGGATATGGGGTGAGAGCCGATGGATATATGGGCGGTGatcctgcgtgtgcgtgtgcgcatgtgttatgtggggtgtgggggcgGCGCGTGAGAGGGTTGGGGAGGATTGGTGAGGGCGGGGAtggaaggggaagggcaaGCGTGCAAGAGAGGGTGATGAAGCGGCTAGCAGGGGAGATGGCTGTGCATAACAGTCGGGGCCTTCGTGTGCCCGGGGGTTCGGCAGAGCGCCGGCGTGTCTTCGAACCGAATTCGTGGCTGGCGGTGAAGCAGGGCGTGCACACATGTGCGACTCGTCTCTTTAGCAGAGCCGGTCGCCGTGCCGCCCGTGCCGATAtagtgctgctgcgacccGCAGCAAGTGATCGGTGTGGACGCCGTCAGCAGGCCTTGCGCCGTTGGCGCTCAGCTGCCGAGCGgggcgcgcgccgccctgctgtgcgcgtgcctttCCCTGGTGCGGGAGCGGGCATACGCGCCGCGAGAACGGAGTCAGCGGCATCAGGGCAACGCGTAGGTGAGCTCACCTCGCATGTCTGGTCATCCCGAGGGACGGCCCTCTCCGCGGAGGCCCTTGAGGTCGAGGGGACCGCTCCGCGGTaggtgcgctggcgcctcgCGCTCCAGCTCAAGCGACTTCAAGTGCGGCATCTCGCTTGTCATCGAGTACCCGAGCGAcgtgggcagcggcggcggcgccagcagtggCGGGTCCGCGAAGTGCCGCGCCGTGAAGTTGTCCGTCGACCGGAACACGTACTCGACCAGCACGAGGACGCTGAGGATGAAGGCGCCGTggaagcgcagcgaggcAAAACGTGCGCCACGTGCGCCACGGATCTTGCGGTGATCCTTGCGCTTCCACCACTGCTCCAGCCAAAACACGGTCATGGCCCGGTGTGGGGGTGagggtggtgctggtggcgacTGACGTGTGCACGGGTAGCAATGCGTGTCtgagtgtgcgtgcttgtttGTCCGGCTGCGGGGTGTGTGATGAGAGGCAGAGATGGGATGAGCGAAGGAAGCAGGGGTGGTGTATTCATGCAGGGGCGGAAGTGGTGCACAGCTTTGTCCCTTGCCTTcacctctcgctctctccttcagGTTTCGCGTTTTGTGATTTCATGCGGAGGCCCCCTCCGCTTGGCCCCCATGCCACTCTCAGCGGCGCACGGGTCGAATGCTGCGGTGGCACTCGCAGGTCGGGAGGCGTGGCATGAGGGGGAGAATGGGAAGTGATGGCGAGACAGTGCTGGAGAAAGGCacagggaggcggaggggtgagggaaaggagagggatAGAGGAGCGAGTCCGCgaggcgcacgccgacgtagcgccacacgcgtgcgtccACCTCTGCACAGCGAACAAAATAATAGACCCCTCTTCAATCGCTCGATCAATGAGAGCCGCAGGACAGCATTGAattcccctccctccccccctctctctctctccctatGTAGGTCTGTGCGTATGgatgctgctgttgctgttgctgtgtgtgtgtgtgtaggtgtgtgtgtgtgtaggtgcgggtgtgtgtgtaggtgcgggtgtgtgtggccgTCCGAATACAAGCCACAGGCACTGTCACGCAGTCCCGGCAccgacaccgacacacacccacgcacgcgagAAGAGGGAATGGGAAAGACCAGGCAAACAACGaacaacagaaaaggagTCAATATGGAAATAAATAAACATATAAATAATAAAACAGTAGAGGTGACCGGGGGAGTGAAAaactcctcccccccccccacacggacacggacacggacagACACGGACCAAGAGTGGCAGGCAGGGCAGCACGAGCCGGAACTGCAACCAGCGAAGCGAGAACacgaacagcagcagcgaaaccATAGAAAGGACGCGCCACGCGTTCGccccgtgtgcgtgcctgtgtgtgcgggaCACCATCTTCATTTCATATATCCTTTCCGGCTTCTCCCCTCTGTGTCGCGCTCCGTCGCTtacacgtgtgcgccccgtgtgtgtgtgtcgcgcCTCTGCTCTCTGCGTTCGTGCGTCCATATTCCGCGAAACCAAAACAGGGGAAAACATAAATAGTAAAGAAACCGCATCAGGAAATGAAGGAGCAGAAGCACCgcacatgcgtgcgtgtgtctgtgtggagAGGGCTGAGGAGGGCCAGTGTGTGGGAGTTGCATTCATCGCTGTCTGCATCATATCCTACAGCCCTCCCACAATCCCTCACGCCCTCTCGCACCCACTGGCAGAGGCGGGTGAGGTCACACTGACTCCTGCGACGCTCACAGGTTTACTGCTTGCTGAAGTATCCCTCGACAGACGCATTCGGTTCCGGCTTCATCGTGGGGGCGCCCTTCTTCCAGTTCGCGGGGCACACCTCGCCGTGCTTCTCCACGAACTGAAAAGCCTCCAGCAGGCGTAgaacctcctccacgctgcGGCCCACCGGCATGTCATTGACGGTGATCTGACGCAGCATGCCATGGGGGTCGATGATGAAGAGACCGCGGTAGGCCACGCCCTGgctctcctccagcacgccgTAGGAACGAGCGATGCTCTTGGTCTTGTCGGCTAGCATTGGGATCGCCATGGTCCCGAGGCCGCCCTTCTTGCGGTCCTGCAGCGTCCACTGCAGGTGCGCGTACTCGCTGTCTATCGAGCACGCGAGGACCTCGCAGTTGAGCTCGTTGAAGCGACTCACGCTGTCGGAGAACGCGATGACCTCTGTCGGGCACACGAAGCTAAAGTCGAGCGGGtagaagaagagcacgacCCACTTGCCCTTGTAGGAGGAGAGGCTGATCTTCTTGAAGCTGCCGTTGGGCAtgagcgccacctcctcgaagGACGGCGCGGGAGAGTTGATCTTGGCGTTACCGCAGGACATGGCTGGCTGGTGGCTGCGAGGGGgcgcggggagagagaaaacaaagatGGGTGTGGAGAGCGttgggagaggggcgtgtgcgtgaggcgAGGGCGGATATGGGGTGAGAGCCGATGGATATATGGGCGGTGatcctgcgtgtgcgtgtgcgcatgtgttatgtggggtgtgggggcgGCGCGTGAGAGGGTTGGGGAGGATTGGTGAGGGCGGGGAtggaaggggaagggcaaGCGTGCAAGAGAGGGTGATGAAGCGGCTAGCAGGGGAGATGGCTGTGCATAACAGTCGGGGCCTTCGTGTGCCCGGGGGTTCGGCAGAGCGCCGGCGTGTCTTCGAACCGAATTCGTGGCTGGCGGTGAAGCAGGGCGTGCACACATGTGCGACTCGTCTCTTTAGCAGAGCCGGTCGCCGTGCCGCCCGTGCCGATAtagtgctgctgcgacccGCAGCAAGTGATCGGTGTGGACGCCGTCAGCAGGCCTTGCGCCGTTGGCGCTCAGCTGCCGAGCGgggcgcgcgccgccctgctgtgcgcgtgcctttCCCTGGTGCGGGAGCGGGCATACGCGCCGCGAGAACGGAGTCAGCGGCATCAGGGCAACGCGTAGGTGAGCTCACCTCGCATGTCTGGTCATCCCGAGGGACGGCCCTCTCCGCGGAGGCCCTTGAGGTCGAGGGGACCGCTCCGCGGTaggtgcgctggcgcctcgCGCTCCAGCTCAAGCGACTTCAAGTGCGGCATCTCGCTTGTCATCGAGTACCCGAGCGAcgtgggcagcggcggcggcgccagcagtggCGGGTCCGCGAAGTGCCGCGCCGTGAAGTTGTCCGTCGACCGGAACACGTACTCGACCAGCACGAGGACGCTGAGGATGAAGGCGCCGTggaagcgcagcgaggcAAAACGTGCGCCACGTGCGCCACGGATCTTGCGGTGATCCTTGCGCTTCCACCACTGCTCCAGCCAAAACACGGTCATGGCCCGGTGTGGGGGTGagggtggtgctggtggcgacTGACGTGTGCACGGGTAGCAATGCGTGTCTGAgtgtgcgtctgcgtatAGGCAGTGGCCTGCTCCACGACTGCCCGTTCATGCACTTGGAGGTagaagaagggggggggccaaCAGGAAAGTGCGGCCGTAGAGAGCCGCAGATAGGAGCACAAAAGTATTGAAGGGGTGGAGATGCCAAGGGTGCAAGGTGTTGCGCAGGGGGTGGAGGGTCGCGTGAAGGGAGAAGAGTGCGAGGCTAGGGCATTTTGCAGTCGCGCGTGTACATGGTGGCCAAGGAGATTGGCGTTGGGTGGGAAGAGGTGGCAGAGGGGTGCGGCTGTTTGTGTACGTTGACGTGCGTGTAGGCACGTCGCTGGCGGAGAGGCGGTGACGGGCCATCCCATGTGACGCCGCATCCGAGGCGTGTGCGGTGTGGTGAGCAGGAGTCGTTGTTTCGTGTGTGCACCCCCGGCTTGGGGACATGATGAGTGAGGGTGCACAAATCACGCAAAGGCAGGTGAAAGCGAAGAGGAAGGTCGCGTCAAGCGCGGATTTCCTGCGCTGAGCA from the Leishmania major strain Friedlin complete genome, chromosome 15 genome contains:
- the TRYP4 gene encoding tryparedoxin peroxidase codes for the protein MSCGNAKINSPAPSFEEVALMPNGSFKKISLSSYKGKWVVLFFYPLDFSFVCPTEVIAFSDSVSRFNELNCEVLACSIDSEYAHLQWTLQDRKKGGLGTMAIPMLADKTKSIARSYGVLEESQGVAYRGLFIIDPHGMLRQITVNDMPVGRSVEEVLRLLEAFQFVEKHGEVCPANWKKGDPGMKVDHNK
- a CDS encoding putative developmentally regulated protein yields the protein MTVFWLEQWWKRKDHRKIRGARGARFASLRFHGAFILSVLVLVEYVFRSTDNFTARHFADPPLLAPPPLPTSLGYSMTSEMPHLKSLELEREAPAHLPRSGPLDLKGLRGEGRPSG
- the TRYP5 gene encoding tryparedoxin peroxidase, which encodes MSCGNAKINSPAPSFEEVALMPNGSFKKISLSSYKGKWVVLFFYPLDFSFVCPTEVIAFSDSVSRFNELNCEVLACSIDSEYAHLQWTLQDRKKGGLGTMAIPMLADKTKSIARSYGVLEESQGVAYRGLFIIDPHGMLRQITVNDMPVGRSVEEVLRLLEAFQFVEKHGEVCPANWKKGAPTMKPEPNASVEGYFSKQ